Proteins encoded together in one Impatiens glandulifera chromosome 1, dImpGla2.1, whole genome shotgun sequence window:
- the LOC124910120 gene encoding protein trichome birefringence-like 34, translated as MGPTGKIMECRFYCRKMMILAGSLMVMAAVYLTRKSDQTTHHRIMMMPAAGRNNHNNEMMTESCDIFSGKWVYDDISYPLYKEKECSFMLDEFSCEKFGRKDTMYQHWRWKPHQCHLPRFNAREFLRKLRGKRMVFVGDSLSRNQWVSLVCLVESSLDHLHISSHVNGSMYTFKSTEYNVSIEFYWAPFLVESNCDDPINHRVENRIVRAHAIEKHAKYWTDADIVIFDSYIWWLDHSIKIMWGSFEDNPDERRYKEMNLLSRYKMGLNTWSDWIEKHVNLTKTQLFFISMSPSHLRASEWGMEEGNNNCYNETKPILGKEGYWGSLSNAKMMRIVEGEIEKLRSKSVKIKLLNVTQLSEYRKDGHPSIYRRQWEPASKLDRSNPPSYADCGHWCLPGVPDVWNELLYAYIIMQSS; from the exons ATGGGACCAACGGGAAAGATCATGGAATGTAGGTTTTATTGCAGAAAGATGATGATCTTAGCAGGATCATTAATGGTGATGGCAGCTGTTTATTTAACAAGAAAATCAGATCAGACCACCCACCACCGGATAATGATGATGCCGGCGGCCGGCCGGAATAATCATAATAATGAGATGATGACAGAATCATGTGATATTTTCTCAGGGAAATGGGTGTATGATGATATATCATATCCTTTATATAAAGAAAAGGAATGTAGTTTCATGCTTGATGAATTCTCTTGTGAAAAGTTTGGAAGAAAGGATACTATGTATCAACATTGGAGATGGAAACCTCACCAATGTCATCTTCCAAG GTTCAATGCAAGGGAGTTTTTAAGGAAGCTAAGAGGAAAGAGAATGGTTTTTGTTGGTGACTCACTTAGTAGGAACCAATGGGTTTCATTGGTCTGTTTGGTAGAGTCTTCACTTGATCATTTGCACATATCTAGCCATGTAAATGGCTCCATGTATACATTCAAGTCCACT GAATACAATGTTTCTATTGAGTTTTATTGGGCACCTTTCCTGGTCGAATCGAATTGCGATGATCCCATAAATCATCGAGTGGAGAATCGTATCGTTAGAGCTCATGCCATTGAGAAGCATGCCAAATATTGGACAGATGCCGACATTGTGATATTTGATTCATACATTTGGTGGCTGGACCACTCGATCAAGATCAT GTGGGGATCTTTTGAAGACAACCCAGATGAAAGAAGATACAAAGAAATGAATTTGTTGAGTAGATACAAAATGGGTCTCAATACATGGTCAGATTGGATAGAAAAACATGTCAATCTCACCAAAACCCAATTGTTTTTCATTAGCATGTCACCTTCACACCTTag GGCTAGTGAATGGGGAATGGAAGAGGGCAACAACAATTGCTACAACGAAACAAAGCCAATTTTAGGAAAAGAAGGTTATTGGGGAAGTTTATCAAATGCGAAAATGATGAGAATAGTGGAAGGGgaaatagagaaattgagatCGAAATCGGTTAAGATTAAACTTTTGAATGTAACGCAATTGTCTGAGTATAGAAAAGATGGACATCCTTCGATTTATAGAAGACAATGGGAGCCGGCGAGTAAACTAGACCGGTCTAATCCTCCAAGTTATGCAGATTGTGGTCATTGGTGCCTTCCTGGTGTTCCAGATGTTTGGAATGAGTTACTTTATGCTTATATAATCATGCAATCATCTTAA
- the LOC124910131 gene encoding protein trichome birefringence-like 34 — MGNKKFRQAIGGSCLLKCTVQSLVIVLVALVITIALYSRAPPPPIQVMSPPPVVVLELRSPPPKMTTVLKAKPVKVEVMTVSKSERISDLWPESSCDLFSGKWVFDNQSYPLYKDRECSFMFDDLACEKYGRPDLRWQQWRWQPNDCVLPRFNGKLFLSKLRNKRLMFVGDSLNRNQWVSLMCLVESSIPKPFKSMKLKPPMYTFKATEYNATIEFYWAPFLVESNNDDASSHRLADRIIKPKAIEKHAIVWNDVDFLVFNTYLWWRVPTLKTMVESASFEEPNEKFKMVKSLQSYKMVLKTWSNWIDNHINKTKTRMFFMGIPATHEWSIDWGNKKDKRCLDETEPISNTRYWGRGSDPEFLNAIGSSISKLKRTGFNIHFINITQLSEYRKDGHPSIYRKLWRPLTKEQLANPRDYADCTHWCLPGVPDVWNELLLAYILR, encoded by the exons ATGGGTAATAAGAAATTTCGTCAAGCCATTGGAGGATCATGTTTGCTAAAATGCACCGTTCAAAGTCTTGTTATTGTTCTTGTTGCTCTTGTTATAACTATAGCCTTGTATAGTCGTGCACCACCACCGCCAATTCAAGTGATGTCGCCTCCTCCGGTGGTGGTTCTCGAATTGCGGTCGCCACCACCAAAGATGACGACGGTACTAAAGGCAAAACCGGTGAAAGTAGAAGTCATGACGGTGAGTAAAAGCGAAAGAATAAGTGATTTATGGCCGGAGAGTTCATGTGATTTGTTCTCGGGGAAATGGGTTTTTGATAATCAATCATATCCTCTTTATAAAGATAGAGAATGTTCTTTCATGTTTGATGATTTGGCTTGTGAGAAATATGGTAGGCCTGATTTAAGATGGCAACAATGGAGGTGGCAACCTAATGACTGTGTTCTTCCAAG GTTTAATGGGAAGTTGTTTTTGAGTAAATTGAGGAACAAAAGACTTATGTTTGTGGGAGATTCATTAAACAGAAATCAATGGGTTTCATTGATGTGTCTCGTTGAATCTTCAATTCCTAAACCATTCAAGTCGATGAAGTTAAAGCCCCCAATGTACACTTTCAAGGCCACG gAATACAATGCTACAATCGAATTTTATTGGGCTCCGTTCTTGGTTGAGTCGAACAACGACGATGCCTCGAGTCACCGGTTAGCTGATCGTATCATTAAGCCGAAAGCTATAGAAAAACACGCGATTGTGTGGAATGATGTTGACTTTTTAGTCTTTAATACCTATCTTTGGTGGAGAGTTCCAACCTTAAAGACAAT GGTGGAATCAGCATCTTTTGAAGAGCCGaatgaaaaattcaaaatggTGAAAAGTTTGCAAAGCTACAAGATGGTTTTGAAGACATGGTCAAATTGGATAGACaatcatataaacaaaacaaagacCAGAATGTTCTTCATGGGCATACCCGCCACCCATGAATG GTCTATCGATTGGGGtaataagaaagataaaagaTGTTTGGATGAAACGGAGCCAATCTCAAATACCCGATATTGGGGAAGAGGTTCGGATCCTGAATTTCTTAATGCAATCGGGTCTTCAATTTCGAAACTAAAAAGAACAGGATTCAACATTCATTTCATCAATATAACTCAATTATCCGAGTATAGAAAAGACGGTCATCCATCAATTTATCGGAAATTATGGCGGCCTTTGACGAAAGAGCAACTGGCTAACCCGAGAGATTACGCCGACTGCACCCATTGGTGCCTACCCGGAGTTCCCGATGTTTGGAATGAGCTTCTACTTGCCTACATTCTCCGTTAA